The Megalopta genalis isolate 19385.01 chromosome 12, iyMegGena1_principal, whole genome shotgun sequence genome window below encodes:
- the LOC117228770 gene encoding uncharacterized protein LOC117228770 isoform X2, protein MEDFRHSRGGVHFHIFNDPLEITRQFESQIDNLMKSFFGFHHEENMFSPALPPPEEGNLREEMLKRNSDDFSEVTPKEDINLDGKVTPDNFSNIWNTYNEPNRFKSTTVFMTRKEFIHKPNGTIEQKQIIKDNEGNEETTISRQIGDKLHTITTKKDKNGVETKTEELINIDESELKGNKWLLPNDNSSNSPNISWSYFPWKQFFKPDPKL, encoded by the exons ATGGAGGACTTTAG GCATTCCAGGGGAGGTGTTCATTTCCACATATTCAACGATCCCTTAGAAATTACAAGACAGTTTGAATCACAAATAGATAATTTAATGAAAAGCTTCTTTGGATTTCACCATGAAG AAAATATGTTCTCACCTGCACTTCCACCACCAGAAGAAGGAAATTTACGTGAGGAAATGTTAAAACGTAATAGTGACGATTTTAGTGAAGTAACACCAAAGGAGGATATAAATTTGGATGGCAA gGTAACACCAGACAATTTTTCTAATATATGGAATACGTATAATGAACCaaatagatttaaatcaacaaCAGTTTTCATGACAAGAAAAGAGTTCATCCATAAACCAAATGGCACAATAGAacagaaacaaataattaaagacAATGAAGGAAATGAAGAAACAACCATATCACGACAAATTGGTGACAAATTACATACTATCACaacaaaaaaagataaaaatggTGTAGAGACAAAAACAGAggaattaattaatattgatgAAA GTGAATTGAAAGGAAACAAGTGGTTACTGCCCAATGATAACAGTAGTAACAGCCCTAATATAAGTTGGAGTTACTTTCCttggaaacaattttttaaaccaGATCCAAAATTGTAG
- the ND-13A gene encoding NADH dehydrogenase (ubiquinone) 13 kDa A subunit has product MASKKIVGFVRTPTKVYNFASILTRNIHDVIDDSAKKVTHTGQKFDEDDYRNVRFIDRPKEVNDNWAIKLIAEVPPEPTKSRIVACNGGGGPLGHPKVYINLDKPGDHSCGYCGLRFYKEDHH; this is encoded by the exons ATGGCAAGCAAAAAGATTGTTGGATTTGTTAGAACTCCTACTAAAGTATACAATTTCGCAAGTATATTAACCAGAAATATACACGATGTAATTGACGATTCTGCTAAGAAAGTAACCCATACTGGTCAG AAATTTGATGAAGATGATTATCGTAACGTAAGGTTTATAGATAGACCAAAAGAAGTTAATGACAATTGGGCTATTAAACTGATAGCAGAAGTCCCACCAGAACCCACAAAATCTAGGATTGTAGCTTGCAATGGTGGTGGTGGACCTCTAGGACATCCAAAAGTTTACATTAATTTA GACAAACCTGGTGACCATAGTTGTGGATATTGTGGATTGCGCTTTTACAAAGAAGATCACcactaa
- the Sys1 gene encoding sys1 golgi trafficking protein, which produces MNNISGQFRKTIWDPFLIISQIIAVQSIMYFCLALWIWIIASFLGSTKSLDYAFHYKEIHVRDFAGQLTIVIFILNSLVGAFTLWWLVQRTKQCMDFACTAHLIHLLCCWVYNASFPSTFSWWCLNIVSLSIMCVCGEFLCMKTELQAIPLGMNSHKTAL; this is translated from the coding sequence ATGAATAATATATCAGGACAATTTCGTAAAACAATATGGGATCCTTTCCTTATAATATCCCAAATAATAGCTGTTCAGTCGATCATGTATTTCTGTCTTGCACTATGGATTTGGATTATTGCTTCATTCCTTGGATCAACAAAGTCATTAGATTATGCTTTCCATTATAAGGAAATACATGTTCGAGATTTTGCTGGTCAACTCACCAtagttattttcattttaaattcACTAGTCGGTGCGTTTACATTATGGTGGTTAGTTCAAAGAACAAAGCAATGTATGGATTTCGCGTGTACAGCACACTTAATACACTTGCTGTGTTGTTGGGTATACAATGCAAGTTTTCCTTCAACTTTCAGTTGGTGGTGTTTAAACATTGTATCTCTTAGTATAATGTGTGTTTGTGGTGAATTTCTTTGTATGAAAACAGAATTACAAGCAATACCATTAGGTATGAACAGTCATAAAACAGCTTTGTAA
- the RpLP1 gene encoding ribosomal protein LP1 gives MSTKVDLACVYSALILVDDDVAVTGEKIQTVLKAANVDVDSYWPGLFAKALEGVNVKEMLANVGSGVGAAPAAAPVGAAAPAAAEAAPAKEEKKKEEPEEESDDDMGFGLFD, from the exons ATGTCTACCAAAGTCGACCTTGCTTGCGTTTATTCCGCATTAATACTTGTCGATGATGACGTCGCTGTAACT GGTGAAAAAATTCAAACTGTACTGAAAGCTGCTAATGTTGATGTTGACTCATATTGGCCCGGTCTTTTTGCTAAAGCACTGGAAGGTGTTAATGTCAAAGAAATGTTAGCAAATGTTGGATCCGGTGTTGGAGCAGCACCAGCAGCAG CTCCAGTTGGTGCCGCTGCTCCTGCTGCTGCTGAAGCTGCACCAGCTAAGGAGGAAAAGAAGAAGGAGGAACCAGAAGAAGAATCCGATGATGACATGGGCTTTG GTCTATTTGACTAA
- the LOC117228770 gene encoding uncharacterized protein LOC117228770 isoform X1 translates to MPLWNFIRDIFLGKNSDEPRNKGFFDDQDRANRDSFRNPIWQNDEDDDDMEDFRHSRGGVHFHIFNDPLEITRQFESQIDNLMKSFFGFHHEENMFSPALPPPEEGNLREEMLKRNSDDFSEVTPKEDINLDGKVTPDNFSNIWNTYNEPNRFKSTTVFMTRKEFIHKPNGTIEQKQIIKDNEGNEETTISRQIGDKLHTITTKKDKNGVETKTEELINIDESELKGNKWLLPNDNSSNSPNISWSYFPWKQFFKPDPKL, encoded by the exons ATGCCACTGTGGAATTTCATTCGTGATATATTTCTTGGAAAAAATTCGGATGAACCCAGAAATAAAGG GTTCTTCGATGACCAAGATAGAGCTAACAGAGATAGTTTTAGAAACCCAATTTGGCAAAATGATGAAGATGATGATGACATGGAGGACTTTAG GCATTCCAGGGGAGGTGTTCATTTCCACATATTCAACGATCCCTTAGAAATTACAAGACAGTTTGAATCACAAATAGATAATTTAATGAAAAGCTTCTTTGGATTTCACCATGAAG AAAATATGTTCTCACCTGCACTTCCACCACCAGAAGAAGGAAATTTACGTGAGGAAATGTTAAAACGTAATAGTGACGATTTTAGTGAAGTAACACCAAAGGAGGATATAAATTTGGATGGCAA gGTAACACCAGACAATTTTTCTAATATATGGAATACGTATAATGAACCaaatagatttaaatcaacaaCAGTTTTCATGACAAGAAAAGAGTTCATCCATAAACCAAATGGCACAATAGAacagaaacaaataattaaagacAATGAAGGAAATGAAGAAACAACCATATCACGACAAATTGGTGACAAATTACATACTATCACaacaaaaaaagataaaaatggTGTAGAGACAAAAACAGAggaattaattaatattgatgAAA GTGAATTGAAAGGAAACAAGTGGTTACTGCCCAATGATAACAGTAGTAACAGCCCTAATATAAGTTGGAGTTACTTTCCttggaaacaattttttaaaccaGATCCAAAATTGTAG
- the LOC117228769 gene encoding synaptotagmin-5, with translation MDVHGIGIVAVLGTVGAATGAISAVLVYAMCIRRRRSLNWFEKDLLNRAEEAAQSPKSVFAGLGSNVSLSRENKTNDNQSDDEEWKSSYVLDNITRDSPKRALQYLSESEDVSSPISTFAPPLPEGAVAASEQRMVILKPSRSSNSCSRLNSSEIETPSHKLSSSTSISSTDETSGELQLGLIYDASAGILTVRLIEARDIHARELSGTANPYAKIRLLPDGSNVWQTQIHRRTLNPVFEEFFVFEIMPDTTLAGRTLDILLYDFDAFSRHQCLGHVQIPLSSVMDFLDKTLTLITKPILRYGSENRMKTPSLGELMVSLSYQPAAEKLTVIIVRAKNLPNINDSTNANLYVKVKIIQDGKSIKKKKSNIQRETISPVWNDTLSFDINSDVLSKCVIEFIILRANGEVLTRCEVSNKYQKDLFYRVLSGKGASAQWLPLIEPEIYYSDFTEQKN, from the exons ATGGATGTACATGGCATTGGGATTGTTGCTGTTTTGGGAACAGTTGGAGCTGCAACAGGAGCTATTTCAGCAGTTCTCGTGTATGCAATGTGTATTAGACGCAGACGATCTCTTAACTG gttTGAAAAAGATTTATTAAACAGAGCAGAGGAAGCAGCACAATCACCAAAAAGTGTATTTGCTGGTTTAGGATCTAATGTTTCTCTAAGTAGAGAGAACAAAACTAATGATAATCAGTCTGATGATGAAGAATGGAAGTCTAGTTATGTACTTGATAATATCACAAGAGATTCGCCTAAAAGAG CATTACAATATTTATCAGAATCTGAAGATGTTTCATCACCTATTAGCACTTTTGCACCACCACTACCAGAAGGAGCAGTAGCTGCTTCTGAACAGCGTATGGTTATTCTGAAGCCATCAAGAAGTTCCAATTCGTGCTCTAGACTCAATAGTAGTGAGATTGAGACCCCTTCCCATAAG TTATCCTCTTCCACATCTATATCTTCAACTGATGAAACCAGTGGTGAATTACAACTTGGTTTAATTTATGATGCAAGTGCTGGTATTCTTACTGTTAGACTAATCGAG GCACGTGATATACATGCCAGAGAGCTCAGTGGTACTGCAAATCCTTATGCTAAAATTCGTCTGTTACCTGATGGAAGTAATGTATGGCAAACTCAAATACATAGACGAACTCTGAATCCTG TGTTCGAAGAGTTTTTTGTTTTCGAAATTATGCCTGATACGACGTTAGCTGGAAGAACGTTGGATATTTTACTTTACGACTTTGATGCCTTCTCCAGACATCAATGTTTGGGTCATGTACAAATCCCTTTATCTTCGGTAATGGATTTCTTAGACAAAACTCTTACTCTCATCACAAAACCAATTCTTCGATATGGTAGTGAGAATAGAATGAAAACACCATCCCTAGGAGAATTAATGGTTTCTCTATCATATCAACCAGCTGCAGAAAAATTAACAGTTATTATTGTCAGAGCAAAAAATTTACCTAATATAAATGATTCAACAAATGCAAACCTTTACGTAAAA gtGAAGATCATTCAGGATGGGAAAAGTATTAAGAAAAAGAAATCTAATATACAACGTGAAACAATTAGTCCTGTATGGAATGATACTTTAAGCTTTGATATTAATAGCGACGTATTGTCCAAATGCGtaattgaatttattattttacgcGCAAACGGTGAGGTGTTAACTCGATGCGAAGTGTCCAATAAGTATCAAAAAGATCTATTTTACCGTGTATTATCAGGGAAAGGTGCTTCCGCGCAGTGGTTGCCACTCATTGAACCAGAAATTTATTATAGTGATTTTACTGAACAAAAAAATTAA